The following proteins are encoded in a genomic region of Sneathiella marina:
- a CDS encoding arylsulfatase: MATVGMAQAQTKKPNILVIWGDDIGQSNISAYTRGMMGYQTPNIDRIANEGMIFTDYYGEQSCTAGRSTFVLGQSVFRTGLSKVGLPGAKEGIQVEDPSMAVVLKAQGYATGQFGKNHLGDRDEMLPTNHGFDEFFGNLYHLNAEEEPENEDYPKDPKFRERYGPRGVISSTADGKIEDTGPLTKKRMETVDDETIARAINFIDRAHAANKPFFVWWNGTRMHFRTHVKAELRGISGQDEYSDGMVEHDRHVGQLLDKIDELGIADNTFVFYSTDNGPHYNTWPDAAATPFRGEKNTNWEGGWRVPAMVRWPGKVKAGSVSNQIVHHMDWLPTFAAMAGDTDVKERLLKGTTISARKYKVHLDGYDILPHLIGKSETTPRKEIMYFSDDGDLTAMRYSDWKFIFMEQRQVGTLAVWANPFTPLRVPFIFNLRRDPYERAQITSNTYYDWLIDRVYLLVPAQEYVGQFLKTFIEFPPRQKAASFSLDKVMEQLATPVNN, from the coding sequence ATGGCGACTGTCGGTATGGCGCAGGCCCAAACGAAGAAACCAAATATTCTGGTGATCTGGGGCGACGATATAGGCCAAAGTAATATCAGTGCCTATACCCGCGGCATGATGGGGTATCAAACCCCCAATATTGACCGGATCGCCAATGAAGGCATGATTTTTACGGACTATTATGGGGAGCAAAGCTGTACTGCGGGCCGCTCGACATTTGTTCTCGGTCAGAGCGTGTTCCGAACCGGTTTATCGAAAGTCGGCTTACCCGGCGCCAAGGAGGGCATACAGGTTGAAGATCCGTCCATGGCTGTCGTGCTAAAAGCACAAGGTTATGCCACCGGCCAGTTTGGCAAGAACCATTTGGGCGACCGTGATGAAATGCTGCCAACCAACCATGGTTTCGATGAATTTTTCGGCAATCTCTATCATTTGAATGCGGAAGAAGAGCCGGAAAATGAGGATTATCCAAAAGATCCAAAATTCCGTGAAAGATACGGACCTCGCGGGGTCATCAGCTCGACCGCTGATGGCAAGATTGAGGATACCGGACCGTTGACTAAAAAACGCATGGAAACGGTGGATGACGAAACCATCGCCCGTGCCATCAACTTTATCGATCGTGCCCATGCAGCCAACAAGCCTTTCTTTGTCTGGTGGAATGGCACGCGTATGCATTTCAGAACCCATGTGAAAGCAGAACTTCGCGGTATATCCGGGCAGGACGAGTATTCAGATGGCATGGTTGAGCATGATCGACATGTCGGCCAGCTTCTCGACAAGATCGACGAGCTCGGGATTGCGGACAATACATTTGTTTTCTACTCCACGGATAATGGCCCGCATTACAATACATGGCCTGACGCGGCAGCAACGCCGTTCCGCGGTGAAAAGAACACTAACTGGGAAGGCGGCTGGCGCGTCCCAGCAATGGTTCGTTGGCCTGGTAAAGTCAAGGCGGGCTCTGTCAGTAACCAGATTGTCCATCATATGGATTGGTTGCCGACATTCGCAGCCATGGCGGGTGATACAGACGTGAAAGAGCGGTTGTTAAAAGGCACGACTATTAGTGCCCGGAAATACAAAGTGCATTTGGATGGTTATGATATTCTACCGCATCTGATAGGCAAATCAGAAACAACGCCGCGTAAGGAAATTATGTATTTTTCCGATGACGGGGATCTGACGGCCATGCGGTATAGCGACTGGAAGTTCATCTTTATGGAACAGCGCCAAGTCGGAACGCTGGCTGTCTGGGCAAATCCCTTCACACCCCTTCGTGTTCCCTTTATTTTCAATTTACGGCGGGATCCGTATGAACGGGCACAGATCACGTCGAATACGTACTATGACTGGTTAATTGATCGTGTGTATTTGCTTGTCCCGGCACAAGAGTATGTTGGTCAATTCCTCAAGACATTTATTGAGTTTCCGCCGCGCCAGAAAGCGGCGAGTTTCTCTCTGGACAAGGTCATGGAACAGCTAGCTACACCTGTAAACAACTAG
- a CDS encoding DUF4381 domain-containing protein → MADNSMTASELFGSNRMWGLKEIPLPEPVSFFPDTVGWLTLAALFGLFLCFLFTLFLRRWRKKAPLRQAIRDLRDISDQQHNYSQIPLILRQTALQQYDRDEVASLRGRSYTDWLNTKLKNPVFDPRDSELLATLPYTPSEKSLTDIATLNGLVQKSIVWLKNHHV, encoded by the coding sequence ATGGCCGATAACAGCATGACAGCATCGGAACTCTTCGGATCCAACCGCATGTGGGGCTTAAAGGAAATCCCGTTGCCTGAACCTGTTTCGTTTTTTCCCGATACCGTTGGCTGGCTGACCCTTGCGGCTCTTTTCGGCCTATTTCTCTGTTTCCTTTTTACCCTCTTTTTACGTCGCTGGCGCAAAAAAGCCCCTCTCCGACAAGCGATCAGGGATCTACGGGATATATCTGATCAACAACATAATTACTCACAGATTCCGCTTATTCTGCGCCAAACTGCCTTGCAACAATATGATCGAGACGAAGTTGCCAGTTTGCGGGGCCGATCCTATACAGATTGGCTGAATACAAAGTTGAAAAATCCGGTATTCGACCCACGGGACAGCGAGTTACTTGCCACCCTCCCCTATACGCCCTCTGAAAAAAGCCTGACTGACATCGCGACATTGAACGGCCTAGTTCAAAAAAGCATTGTCTGGCTTAAGAACCATCATGTTTGA
- a CDS encoding tetratricopeptide repeat protein has product MTRSFWFCLLVICLSLSAPIRAQERAKVPTFVKSEQCRSCHKQEHELWEQSDHSWAWRPATTENVLGDFSDISFEHHGITTRFFTRDNKFWIETNDEKGQPEISEILYSVGVRPLQQYLIAEEGGRLQVLDIAWDTESKKWYMVFPGQTDNVPGNALHWKGVYKNWNGRCAECHATDFKKNYEPRTRSFKSQWSEIGVTCEACHGPGQAHVQWAEKPDIFRQQDYLDIDLKGFVQSHAATPSEIEIQQCAACHSRRSALSGNSPLPGTSFADHYDLALLRPDLYHPDGQIKDEVYVLGSFKQSKMYAAGVTCSNCHNVHSGKIKAEDNRLCTQCHNPAGNTEFPSLPKKTYDSEEHHHHAVASEGGQCVSCHMPTQTYMEVDDRRDHRFGIPNPAQSRALGTPDACISCHQNNGLTWAERQMSKWYPDTNPGPKGFAEVFGMFETEKGTKAALENILTVAEDENFSAIVRASALERALPYGANLPWPRMAAYLRDDSDLIRGVAARLHRQASLQLRLQRLPALLTDDAKTVRFAAARSMLDVPAQALSAGQRQNLKAALREFQVSIVAGADHPNAQMALASLALSLRNAPAARAAISEALTIDPQFTDAWIMLARLDIAEKRPDLATITLDNAEMALPNSPVIQQFYGNYLASQRQFDAAITHLQKAIKLQPDDTKMVMDYGAVLSQAGQHEEALKVLSGISNANADALFLKANALLQLDRKEDAKRTILKLLAQDPGYTLPDAFQQLFSRN; this is encoded by the coding sequence ATGACACGCTCTTTCTGGTTTTGTTTGTTGGTTATATGCCTGAGCCTATCTGCACCAATCCGCGCACAGGAGCGGGCAAAGGTACCAACTTTTGTCAAATCCGAACAATGTCGGAGCTGTCACAAGCAGGAACATGAGCTTTGGGAACAGTCAGATCATAGCTGGGCCTGGCGTCCGGCAACGACAGAAAATGTATTGGGGGATTTTAGTGACATTTCCTTCGAGCATCACGGTATCACAACACGATTTTTTACCCGCGATAATAAATTCTGGATTGAAACAAACGATGAAAAGGGACAACCTGAAATCAGTGAAATACTGTACTCGGTAGGGGTACGTCCTCTCCAGCAATATCTTATTGCCGAAGAAGGAGGACGACTACAGGTTCTCGATATCGCTTGGGATACGGAAAGCAAGAAATGGTACATGGTCTTTCCCGGGCAAACGGATAACGTTCCTGGGAATGCCTTACACTGGAAAGGTGTCTATAAAAACTGGAATGGCCGCTGCGCAGAGTGCCATGCAACGGACTTCAAGAAAAATTATGAGCCTCGAACCCGCAGTTTCAAAAGTCAGTGGAGTGAAATCGGCGTAACCTGTGAAGCCTGCCACGGTCCTGGGCAAGCTCATGTACAATGGGCGGAAAAGCCCGATATATTCCGCCAACAGGACTATCTCGACATCGATTTAAAGGGCTTTGTACAGTCTCACGCTGCAACTCCTTCAGAAATCGAGATCCAGCAATGTGCGGCGTGCCATTCCCGCCGCAGCGCATTAAGTGGGAACAGCCCTCTTCCTGGAACCTCTTTTGCGGATCATTATGATCTCGCGTTGCTACGCCCCGATCTTTATCATCCCGATGGTCAGATCAAAGATGAGGTATATGTCCTAGGCTCCTTCAAGCAAAGCAAGATGTATGCGGCGGGCGTCACCTGTTCCAACTGCCATAATGTTCATTCGGGTAAGATCAAGGCTGAAGATAACAGACTCTGCACGCAATGTCATAATCCGGCAGGCAACACGGAATTCCCAAGCCTGCCGAAAAAGACCTATGACAGTGAAGAGCATCACCATCATGCTGTTGCGTCCGAAGGCGGGCAATGTGTTTCCTGTCATATGCCCACCCAAACCTATATGGAAGTAGACGATCGCCGGGATCACCGTTTTGGAATCCCGAACCCGGCGCAAAGCCGCGCGCTTGGAACGCCAGATGCCTGCATATCCTGTCATCAAAATAACGGCCTGACCTGGGCGGAGCGACAAATGAGTAAATGGTACCCCGATACTAATCCGGGGCCAAAGGGATTTGCGGAAGTCTTCGGAATGTTTGAGACGGAGAAGGGCACAAAGGCTGCTTTGGAGAATATCCTGACCGTTGCCGAAGACGAGAATTTCTCGGCCATTGTTCGAGCATCAGCGTTGGAGCGCGCCCTTCCCTACGGCGCGAACCTTCCCTGGCCCCGCATGGCGGCATATTTGCGAGATGACAGTGACCTCATCCGTGGTGTCGCCGCGCGACTTCATCGCCAAGCCTCGCTACAACTTCGGCTACAACGCCTCCCAGCTCTGTTGACCGACGACGCCAAAACTGTTCGCTTCGCGGCGGCACGGTCGATGCTGGACGTCCCTGCGCAAGCCCTGTCTGCTGGTCAACGCCAAAATCTGAAAGCCGCGCTAAGAGAATTTCAGGTTTCCATTGTTGCGGGCGCCGATCATCCCAATGCGCAGATGGCTCTGGCCAGCCTGGCGTTATCCTTACGAAATGCTCCTGCAGCCCGGGCCGCTATCTCTGAAGCCTTGACCATAGATCCGCAATTCACCGATGCCTGGATTATGCTAGCCCGTCTTGATATAGCGGAAAAACGTCCTGACCTAGCCACAATAACCCTAGACAACGCCGAAATGGCTTTACCAAACTCACCTGTCATTCAACAGTTTTACGGAAATTACCTTGCCAGCCAACGACAGTTCGATGCTGCAATAACTCATCTACAAAAAGCGATTAAACTACAGCCTGACGATACAAAGATGGTAATGGATTATGGCGCAGTCTTGAGCCAGGCCGGACAACATGAAGAGGCATTGAAAGTCCTTTCCGGGATTAGCAATGCAAATGCCGATGCTCTGTTCCTTAAGGCGAACGCTCTCCTGCAATTAGATCGAAAGGAAGACGCGAAACGCACGATCCTAAAATTACTTGCGCAGGACCCTGGTTACACCCTTCCTGACGCGTTTCAACAATTGTTCAGTAGAAATTAA
- a CDS encoding tetratricopeptide repeat protein — MVVKRHILGAVILLSSLLLSNGAQASDFWDLWLTPDQRGRWYFDHAQYDKAAQFFKNAEWKAQAFYKAEKFEAAALASENIETAAGQFLRGNAFARAEKLIEAIDAYKAALDLKPDFPEAIFNLKWVSDLYELDQKTYEDSGGTGGKLGADRTISNKLGEQSGTEVTRQQLKSEGLSDAQLEEMWMRRVQTTLGDFLGLRFSYQYQTGTSSGSSEETAN; from the coding sequence ATGGTCGTAAAGCGTCACATTCTCGGAGCCGTTATCTTGCTCTCAAGCCTTCTCTTAAGCAATGGGGCGCAGGCTTCCGATTTTTGGGATCTCTGGCTGACTCCGGATCAACGGGGCCGATGGTATTTCGATCACGCGCAATATGATAAAGCCGCCCAATTCTTTAAAAATGCTGAGTGGAAAGCGCAAGCATTTTACAAAGCCGAAAAATTCGAAGCGGCAGCATTGGCCTCGGAAAATATTGAAACAGCCGCCGGTCAGTTCTTACGCGGAAATGCCTTCGCTCGTGCCGAAAAGCTCATTGAGGCAATTGACGCGTACAAAGCTGCCCTTGACCTAAAGCCTGATTTTCCAGAAGCAATCTTTAATTTGAAATGGGTCAGCGACCTTTATGAGCTTGACCAGAAAACATATGAAGACAGCGGCGGCACCGGCGGCAAGCTCGGCGCAGATCGCACTATCAGTAACAAATTGGGGGAACAGTCAGGCACGGAGGTAACGCGGCAACAGCTTAAAAGTGAAGGCTTAAGCGATGCACAGCTGGAAGAAATGTGGATGCGGCGTGTTCAAACAACCTTGGGCGATTTTCTCGGATTACGGTTTTCCTATCAATATCAAACGGGTACGTCTTCCGGATCTTCAGAGGAGACAGCCAACTAA
- a CDS encoding BatD family protein: MQMLFTVQFFALTVLFFLKTVDAAADTRARVYFDDVGDIVVGQTVSLYIDIDTDDEKLGPFLFPDIAVDGIIILQPEQLGTSYSKTEKGQQIIGIRKKYAVIPKRSGELTIPAVTVSWSETPEKSIATEPVSFQVTVPPGAKNLARLIVGKNIEILQEIVPAETEIKQGDAITRTIRITAQDTLALTLPPAEFATIDGLTAYPETPQLSDNINRGQYSAQRIDRVVYIAETAGNVTVPEISYEIWDLPKKAIDIVTLPAVSYEVAKIANASLSAPYSNRIRRVLVNLIDALRTNLISILWILICVAGCGYIAYRYGQQAIDTIANYRRQYKRSEKYIFKRLRRRCGKLSPPALRNDIWAWLSVLCKKDGIFTLANVDGCITDIKNKAFLHTLLRAPYAASKNGDALTPSEIRTGIVNLRRDILQTFARHPSRSNAITLNPMTKKA, translated from the coding sequence ATGCAAATGCTCTTTACAGTACAATTTTTCGCCCTCACCGTTTTGTTTTTTCTGAAAACAGTCGATGCCGCGGCAGATACCCGAGCCCGTGTCTATTTTGATGATGTCGGAGATATTGTTGTTGGCCAGACTGTCAGTTTGTATATTGATATTGATACAGATGACGAAAAACTGGGGCCCTTTCTTTTTCCAGACATTGCTGTCGACGGCATCATTATCCTTCAACCAGAACAGTTGGGTACGAGCTACAGTAAAACTGAAAAGGGTCAACAGATTATCGGCATTCGTAAAAAATACGCAGTAATTCCCAAACGATCTGGAGAATTGACTATTCCCGCGGTTACAGTCAGTTGGAGTGAAACCCCGGAAAAATCCATCGCGACGGAACCTGTTTCTTTCCAGGTCACCGTGCCGCCGGGCGCGAAAAATCTGGCGCGTCTAATTGTCGGCAAAAACATCGAAATCCTGCAGGAGATTGTGCCTGCTGAAACCGAGATTAAACAAGGTGATGCCATCACCAGAACAATCCGTATCACGGCTCAGGATACATTGGCGCTGACTCTACCGCCCGCTGAATTCGCCACAATTGACGGGCTAACAGCTTATCCAGAGACACCGCAACTCTCAGACAATATAAATCGCGGGCAATACAGCGCCCAACGGATTGATCGGGTGGTCTATATTGCCGAAACCGCCGGAAACGTAACGGTACCGGAGATATCCTATGAGATATGGGATTTGCCAAAAAAAGCAATCGATATAGTAACGTTACCAGCGGTATCCTATGAGGTCGCAAAGATCGCAAATGCTAGCCTTTCTGCCCCTTACAGCAACCGTATTCGAAGAGTACTGGTCAATCTTATCGATGCTCTTCGGACAAATCTGATCAGCATCCTTTGGATCCTGATTTGCGTCGCCGGATGCGGCTATATTGCCTACAGATACGGCCAACAAGCGATCGACACTATTGCGAATTACAGGAGGCAATACAAGCGATCAGAAAAATATATTTTCAAACGCTTGCGGCGCAGATGCGGTAAATTATCGCCCCCAGCTTTGCGTAATGATATCTGGGCTTGGCTTTCCGTATTATGTAAAAAAGATGGAATTTTTACGTTGGCAAATGTTGATGGCTGTATAACAGACATAAAGAATAAGGCGTTTCTTCATACCCTTCTTCGAGCCCCGTACGCGGCCAGTAAAAACGGTGATGCACTTACACCATCTGAAATACGCACAGGAATAGTCAATTTACGGCGCGATATACTTCAGACTTTTGCTCGGCACCCATCCCGCTCAAATGCCATAACACTCAACCCGATGACAAAGAAAGCCTAA
- a CDS encoding DUF58 domain-containing protein — protein MVTKSAKTTAAGAYTDIKSLYRLKYQARGFSFLPRQPARSLLAGRHGSKLRGRGLNFEELRQYRPGDDVRAIDWRVTARTGKPHTRIFTEERDRQSILVVDQRPGMFFGSRRTMKSVAAAELASLAAWRILAAGDRVGGYVFNASDTMEIRPNRSEKTVLQLLRSIVKLNNQLSSQESEVEPRIGLNEVLKRVSRTVSHDMLVIIISDLRGANAETRMLLTNMARHNNVVIGFISDPLEEAFPDAGSLVASDFGLQLEFDSSDDDFRSQYAKQFEQRLDQGKKLLLRRRIPVLNIKSDEEVFRQLTRLLGAR, from the coding sequence ATGGTGACTAAAAGCGCAAAGACGACCGCCGCCGGTGCCTATACCGACATAAAGTCCCTGTATCGGCTGAAATATCAAGCACGCGGATTTTCCTTTTTACCGCGCCAACCGGCCCGCAGCCTGCTCGCCGGACGGCATGGCTCCAAGTTGCGCGGGCGCGGTTTAAATTTCGAAGAATTGCGCCAGTATCGACCCGGCGATGACGTCCGTGCCATTGACTGGAGGGTTACCGCCCGCACCGGAAAGCCCCATACCCGGATTTTCACAGAAGAACGGGATCGCCAGTCAATTCTGGTTGTCGACCAGCGCCCGGGGATGTTTTTTGGATCACGACGGACGATGAAATCCGTGGCCGCGGCAGAGCTGGCCAGCCTCGCCGCCTGGCGTATCTTAGCCGCTGGTGATCGAGTTGGTGGCTATGTCTTCAACGCCTCGGATACTATGGAAATCCGCCCCAACCGTAGCGAAAAAACGGTCCTGCAACTGCTCCGATCTATCGTTAAACTCAATAATCAACTTTCCTCGCAGGAAAGCGAAGTAGAGCCGCGCATTGGCCTCAATGAAGTGCTCAAGCGCGTCAGCCGCACAGTTTCCCATGACATGCTTGTCATCATCATCAGTGATCTGCGCGGTGCGAACGCGGAAACCCGTATGTTGCTGACCAATATGGCACGCCATAATAATGTGGTCATCGGATTTATCTCCGATCCACTGGAAGAAGCCTTTCCCGATGCCGGATCGTTGGTGGCCAGTGATTTTGGATTACAGTTGGAGTTCGATAGTTCCGACGACGACTTTCGCAGCCAATATGCCAAACAGTTTGAGCAGCGCCTCGATCAGGGAAAGAAACTGCTTTTACGGCGGCGAATTCCGGTCTTGAATATTAAATCAGATGAAGAGGTGTTCCGGCAGCTTACCCGTCTCTTGGGCGCGCGATGA
- a CDS encoding vWA domain-containing protein: MFEFQFPYGFILLPLPVLVFWFTTKFKETGDAVKVPFLSKIGALTDKEPRKGDTVITKTWFEKLMFLLCWCLLIIGLARPVLFQEPIIWQNSGRDLLLIVDLSGSMEAVDFRTPDGTLISRLDAVKQVVEEFVDRRASDRIGLAVFGDAAFPQVPFTLDHTVLKELLAEVQPGMAGPKTMIGDAIGLGLKMFEGSESENKVAILLTDGNDTGSKMPVDKAASIAAGNNVIIHTIAMGDPESVGETALDLEKLDNIAALTGGKSFLALDTAQLENVYTALDALEPEKVETVSYTPLKPLFLYFVYAMITSVIILLIVMLVPKSKRSRS, from the coding sequence ATGTTTGAGTTTCAGTTCCCCTATGGCTTTATCTTGCTGCCACTTCCGGTTCTTGTCTTCTGGTTCACCACAAAATTCAAGGAAACCGGGGACGCTGTCAAAGTCCCGTTCCTGTCCAAAATCGGGGCCCTGACGGATAAAGAACCCCGAAAGGGCGACACGGTGATCACCAAAACCTGGTTTGAAAAACTGATGTTCTTGCTGTGCTGGTGTCTGTTAATCATCGGGCTGGCCCGGCCAGTTCTTTTCCAGGAGCCCATCATCTGGCAGAATTCCGGCCGTGATCTTTTGCTCATCGTCGATTTATCGGGCTCCATGGAGGCCGTCGATTTTAGAACTCCTGATGGGACACTGATTTCGCGACTGGACGCCGTCAAACAAGTCGTCGAGGAGTTTGTTGATCGACGAGCGTCTGATCGGATTGGCTTAGCTGTATTTGGCGATGCCGCCTTCCCCCAAGTGCCCTTTACGCTCGATCATACTGTCCTGAAAGAGCTGCTTGCGGAAGTGCAGCCTGGCATGGCAGGACCAAAAACGATGATCGGTGACGCGATAGGTCTTGGACTTAAGATGTTCGAGGGCAGTGAAAGCGAAAATAAAGTTGCCATTCTTTTGACGGACGGAAATGATACCGGCAGTAAAATGCCAGTGGACAAAGCCGCCTCCATTGCGGCAGGGAATAATGTCATTATCCATACCATTGCCATGGGGGATCCGGAGTCTGTAGGGGAAACAGCCCTTGATCTTGAAAAGCTGGATAATATTGCAGCTTTAACCGGCGGGAAAAGCTTTCTGGCATTAGACACAGCACAGCTGGAAAATGTGTACACAGCCCTAGACGCCCTGGAACCAGAAAAAGTAGAAACTGTTTCCTACACACCGCTAAAACCGCTCTTTTTGTATTTCGTCTATGCGATGATTACGAGCGTGATTATCTTATTAATTGTTATGCTCGTTCCCAAAAGCAAGAGGAGTAGGTCATGA
- a CDS encoding AAA family ATPase gives MTALEQINLLKQKMQASIIGQEDVIDRLLIGLLANGNILLEGLPGLAKTRAVKALARNLEAEFGRIQFTPDLLPADVTGSEVYHSTEDGGVFKFDPGPIFGNIILGDEINRAPAKVQSAMLEAMEERQVTVAGKTHKMPDLFMVLATQNPIEQEGTYPLPEAQLDRFLMHVSLEYGDEASEIEIIRLVRGEMKSSAAAPTDSGPTAQSVVFDARKEIEVIHTSEAIETYMVDLIYATRFPSRYSEELDSWIEIGASPRGSLGLDICSRAHAWMQGQDFVSPDNVRAIIKNVLRHRLILSFEANADSVTPDQVIEKIVELVAAP, from the coding sequence ATGACAGCTCTGGAACAGATCAATCTTTTAAAGCAAAAGATGCAGGCCTCCATCATTGGGCAGGAAGACGTTATCGACCGGCTCCTGATCGGTTTATTGGCCAATGGCAACATCCTGTTGGAAGGGTTGCCGGGCTTGGCAAAAACCCGGGCCGTCAAGGCCCTCGCCCGCAACCTCGAGGCGGAATTTGGACGGATTCAATTCACGCCCGACTTACTCCCCGCCGATGTTACGGGCTCCGAAGTATATCACAGCACCGAAGACGGCGGGGTGTTCAAGTTCGATCCAGGCCCGATATTTGGCAACATTATTTTGGGTGATGAAATTAACCGCGCGCCGGCGAAAGTGCAGTCTGCCATGCTCGAAGCAATGGAAGAACGGCAAGTCACCGTTGCCGGTAAAACTCATAAAATGCCTGACTTGTTTATGGTTCTGGCGACCCAGAATCCGATCGAGCAGGAAGGCACCTATCCGTTACCTGAAGCGCAGCTCGATCGGTTTTTAATGCATGTTTCGCTGGAATATGGCGATGAAGCGTCGGAAATCGAAATCATCCGGCTGGTCCGCGGCGAGATGAAGTCATCCGCTGCAGCTCCCACTGACTCAGGGCCGACAGCACAAAGCGTGGTTTTCGATGCGCGAAAAGAAATCGAGGTAATTCATACCTCGGAAGCCATCGAGACTTATATGGTCGACCTGATTTATGCGACGCGTTTCCCGAGCCGTTATTCGGAGGAGCTGGACAGCTGGATCGAAATCGGCGCCAGTCCGCGCGGATCGTTGGGCCTTGATATCTGTTCGCGGGCTCATGCCTGGATGCAGGGGCAAGACTTTGTCTCGCCTGACAATGTGCGGGCGATCATCAAGAATGTTCTGCGACATCGCCTCATCCTGTCTTTTGAGGCCAATGCCGATAGTGTCACGCCCGATCAGGTTATTGAGAAAATTGTTGAGCTTGTTGCTGCTCCCTGA
- a CDS encoding VWA domain-containing protein yields MTSVSNFIDNFHFLRPFWLLLLPSVIWLYFTLRGFTSSQWRWQRIIDPALLEHLIISARSNKRIRPFHLFTAAFCLLILSAAGPAWERIQTPFVQNNAPLIIALELTPSMLAEDVKPSRLQRAKQKISDLVATNVSSQIGVVVYSGTSHMVVPPTNDPALVNLYLENLTPDIMPVEGDRPEKALLLANKLLASIPIPGTILYATDGIDASLAIEFAKPADVTPPQYLFWRFGTETGETAEAGNTAIVGANIRGLDEIASATGGTVVAESLDGSDIGRIQRLIATHLENVLLPGQDEQWIDAGYYLLWPLVLLLIPWARRGWTLRWS; encoded by the coding sequence ATGACATCGGTTTCGAACTTCATCGATAACTTTCATTTCCTGCGGCCCTTTTGGTTGCTTCTACTTCCCAGTGTCATTTGGCTGTACTTTACCTTAAGAGGATTCACATCCAGTCAATGGCGTTGGCAGCGGATCATTGACCCCGCCCTTCTTGAGCATTTGATCATTAGTGCCCGAAGTAACAAGCGCATCCGCCCTTTCCATCTATTCACCGCAGCCTTTTGTTTGCTTATTCTTTCTGCTGCGGGGCCCGCGTGGGAAAGAATCCAAACACCTTTCGTTCAGAATAACGCCCCTCTGATCATCGCTCTGGAATTAACTCCGTCCATGTTGGCAGAAGACGTGAAACCAAGCCGTCTACAACGGGCAAAACAAAAAATCAGCGACCTCGTGGCGACCAATGTATCTTCGCAAATTGGGGTTGTCGTTTATTCCGGCACGAGCCATATGGTGGTGCCGCCGACCAATGACCCCGCGTTGGTTAATCTATATCTGGAGAATCTGACACCCGACATTATGCCCGTTGAAGGCGATCGACCAGAGAAGGCGCTTCTTCTTGCCAACAAATTATTAGCCAGCATCCCTATACCGGGCACAATCCTTTACGCCACAGATGGCATTGACGCCTCGCTTGCTATTGAATTTGCCAAGCCTGCCGATGTAACTCCTCCGCAATATCTTTTCTGGCGGTTTGGGACGGAAACTGGCGAAACCGCCGAAGCCGGTAACACCGCCATCGTAGGCGCGAATATTCGCGGTCTCGACGAAATAGCATCGGCAACGGGAGGAACAGTGGTCGCTGAAAGCCTGGATGGATCGGATATAGGTAGAATTCAGCGATTGATAGCAACCCATCTTGAAAATGTGCTTCTACCGGGCCAGGACGAGCAATGGATTGATGCAGGATATTACCTGCTCTGGCCTCTCGTTTTGTTGCTAATACCATGGGCAAGACGGGGGTGGACATTACGATGGTCGTAA